The Methanofollis sp. UBA420 genome contains a region encoding:
- a CDS encoding ArsB/NhaD family transporter, with the protein MNAEIIAIAVFIITYALIIDERIHRAVAAMAGAAVIVFAHIVPWDKIPHYLDLGTIFLLMGMMIIVNTARKSGLFEYIAIRTAKLAKGSPMRVLILFSLVTAVVSAFLDNVTTVLLLTPMLLYIAKLMKLNPVPFLVSEIFASNVGGAATLIGDPPNIMIASAAGLTFNEFLMNMGPVVVVDMAIMLVMLYLIYGRTLRVKPEEQETIASTIDALDERAAILDRSLFMKSVVTILLVVFLFFIHAQLELEPAIIALTGAAIILIWSRVPPEEIFEKIEWPALFFFGGLFIVVGALVETGLISQLASFVIGHVDSTAEAMIIIAWFAAFASAIVDNIPLTATLIPLISEMGQTMDVYPLWWALSLGACLGGNGTAIAASANVVVIGIAEREGVSITFMDFLKMGMLVLVVTVAAGLGVLLLMYA; encoded by the coding sequence ATGAACGCAGAAATCATCGCAATAGCAGTATTCATCATTACATACGCACTGATCATCGACGAGCGCATCCACCGCGCGGTTGCGGCGATGGCCGGCGCCGCCGTCATCGTCTTTGCCCATATTGTCCCCTGGGACAAGATCCCCCACTATCTCGACCTCGGGACGATCTTCCTCCTGATGGGCATGATGATCATCGTGAACACCGCACGAAAGAGCGGTCTCTTTGAATACATCGCAATACGCACCGCAAAACTCGCGAAGGGCAGCCCGATGAGAGTCCTGATCCTCTTCTCTCTCGTGACCGCGGTCGTCTCGGCGTTCCTTGACAACGTGACGACCGTCCTCCTCCTCACCCCCATGCTCCTCTATATCGCCAAACTGATGAAACTCAACCCGGTGCCCTTCCTGGTCTCCGAGATCTTTGCCTCCAATGTCGGCGGTGCGGCGACCCTCATCGGCGACCCCCCGAACATCATGATCGCCTCCGCGGCAGGCCTCACCTTCAACGAGTTTCTCATGAACATGGGGCCGGTCGTCGTGGTCGACATGGCGATCATGCTCGTCATGCTCTACCTCATCTACGGCCGCACCCTCAGGGTGAAGCCGGAGGAGCAGGAGACGATCGCCAGTACCATCGACGCCCTTGACGAGCGTGCGGCGATCCTGGATCGGTCGCTCTTCATGAAGTCTGTCGTCACGATCCTGCTCGTGGTCTTCCTCTTCTTTATTCATGCGCAGCTCGAACTCGAACCGGCTATCATCGCTCTGACCGGCGCCGCGATCATCCTCATCTGGAGCCGTGTGCCCCCGGAGGAGATCTTCGAGAAGATCGAGTGGCCTGCCCTCTTCTTCTTCGGCGGGCTCTTCATCGTGGTCGGCGCCCTGGTGGAGACCGGGCTCATCTCGCAGCTCGCCTCCTTCGTCATCGGCCATGTCGACTCGACGGCCGAGGCGATGATCATCATCGCCTGGTTTGCGGCCTTCGCCTCGGCGATCGTGGACAACATCCCCCTGACCGCGACTCTCATCCCCCTGATCAGCGAGATGGGGCAGACGATGGACGTGTACCCCCTCTGGTGGGCCCTCTCCCTTGGCGCATGCCTGGGAGGCAACGGAACCGCCATCGCCGCCTCGGCGAACGTCGTCGTTATCGGGATCGCCGAGCGCGAGGGCGTCTCCATCACCTTCATGGACTTCCTGAAGATGGGGATGCTCGTCCTCGTCGTCACCGTGGCCGCGGGCCTCGGCGTCCTCCTGCTGATGTACGCCTGA